In Astyanax mexicanus isolate ESR-SI-001 chromosome 7, AstMex3_surface, whole genome shotgun sequence, the genomic stretch CCAGGGGGACCAGGAGGCCCAGGTGGTCCTTGGATGCCCATGGATTGCCCTCGCCAATACTCTTCATTCATTTCCTGAAGCAGACCTTGGCCTGGCAGTAAAAGGGAGATTAGGTCATTAAGAAGAGTCAGTGTTTAGGACACAAAGTAAGTTTAAAGTGGCTATTatctaaataatattataatcatCTTGTGGTAACAGAAACTTATCCTGTTGTAAGGTCATGTGAGATTACTTATTTAGCGCTATATGCTTCTTACAAAAAGCATTCACTCACGCCGAATGTAGTCAGTTACTCTGAGAGCAACATTGGAGTAGTCTGTTTCAGCAAGCCTGGCTCCATTACGATCAGCTCCATAGTAATATCCACCTCCAGTGCTGTAACCAGGTTCACCCTTGTCACCCTTCTCACCTCGAGGCCCAGGAGGACCAGCAGGCCCAGGGAGACCAGAAGTGAAACGACGCATAGCGTCACCTGAAACAGCCAAAATGGTTTAAGGAACCACTGAGTTTGAGTCAGACACTGCATACAGTAACAAATGCAGGTTTCTTGTGTTTATCTGTAAGTTACGCTGAAtgctgcatttttctttttttctttcataatAACTGTGCATATTATCACACTATCACTTCACTTCATAATCAGTTAAAGGAACAGTCTGTACattttggggatttggggatttagagacctctctggtgagaatgtgtaatagcacagagagagtaagagtacTTTTGATGCAGGTTAATGTTTATAAATTGCTATGTGGaattatgtttttaaatgtattgttttgttcattttggtaACAATTGAAATACTTGTAAAAttacaacaaacctaccagaccactctgattTCAGAATGAACACATTACATTTGCAGGAATGGTTCCAGGAACACTAATTAGAAAATTTTGCCCTCTCCaaactcattacattacattggcagatgcttttgtccaaagcgtcttataatagtcaagtacaaaagtaatacaagttaaaggtaaaacattttagatagggcttaaaggaggtcgaagggaagtaATGTGTTAGAGGattaaaggaggggaagaaggaaatgaagtagttagtcttcaggagtttcttaaagatagcaagagattctcctgatctggtagtggaaggtagtttgttccaccattggggaactctgtatgagaacagtctggattgctttgtgtgagtgtttggcaaagcgaggcaacgttcattACAAACTCATACAAAACAACCTACAAACCtctgctttaatttaactagccttAGATGATGAACTTACTGCTGAGGTACTCCTGAAGCTCAGCACGAATAAGTGAGCTTTGGCTTGCTCTGTCATGCGAAACTATAACCCCAGTGTTTCCCGGAGGCCCCTGAGGTCCTGGTGGGCCTGGTGGTCCAGGTAGGCCAGGGCGACCAGATAACCCAGAATCTAAAAGACACAATGCATAATATACACATGATGAAAGAAgaaaactgttattaataaacattcaTGACTGTTTTAGAGTAAAGAGCATAAACACAGTGGAGCTTACTCTGCAGATACACCTGGATGTCTTCAAGCCGATACCCAGAACCTGAGCCAGATGGGCCTGCAGGTCCACGAGGGCCAGCTGGGCCAGGTAGGCCTTGTCTCCCTGGAGGACCGGGAGGTCCTGGACGACCAACATTTCCACCAAGCCCTGATCCTGACGtagacagaaatatatatatatatatataaataaatgaataaggaTATTTCCTACATGTGAGATTCATTTTACCAATAatcaagtttaaaaaatgtaaaacttactTTCTATCAAAGCAGTGATGTCACTATAGGAAGACCCTGGTTGGCCAGGAAGTCCAGGAGGACCAGGTGGACCAGGAGCTCCAGGTCTACCAGTCAGCCCTCGCTCTAAAAATTTCACTGACGTAAATTATTTTGATCAAAGTGAGATATCTGGAAAaacttaatatataaataaaaaatgtacacacCGTTCATTATTCTGATGACATAGTTTGCCACTTCCTGTGTGTCTAAGTTGGCTAGGCTTACACCTCCTGGTGGGCCAGGTGGGCCTGGAGGGCCAATGACATAGCGCCTAACATCATCCcctaaacaaaaacagaaaaaaaagtttattagttGTACAGCACAGATTGAAGTTATAAGTAATTAAGTATATAGTTTTATATCTGTGTTTCTGACATGTAAATACTACTTACTCTGTAATAACGCAATGATGTCACTGACTGTTAAACCACTTGTTCCACTGCTCCATCCACTGCTTACTCCACCACTAACTCCACCACCAACTCCTCCACTCGCTCCACCGCTAACTCCAGCACTCCTTCCACTGCTTACTCCACTGCTTGACCCACTGCTTGATCCACTGCTTGATCCACTGCTTGATCCACTGCTTACTCCAATGCTTGATCCACTGCTCACTGCGCCAATAAATCCAGAACCTGGAACAAATGTTGATAGTGTTACTAAGTACCTATGCATGCATATAATTTAATGCATGCAGATAAAAACACAGTTATTGACTTATTGACCCTATTACACCAATTGCAGCTCAGCGAATCAGATTTAAAAACCCTGTTTGTTAAAACTTAATGCATTTTACTGCACTTATTTCATGCATAGACATGTAGTAATGTAGGCTGCAATAAAAGTTGTACAGTAACTAGGCTTAATGTTATCTCAAACAATGTGGACTTTCCACACTTACGCTGAAGATAGGCAATGACCCGAGAAGCCACATCCTCAATAGACACTGAAGGCCCAGGAGGACCAGGAGGGCCCTGAATACTAGACAGCTGCTGCCTCATGCTGTCACCTGAAGACAATGTATTTCAATGTATGTtcatgagaagaaaaaaaaacaatccccaCTGTATATACAGTTTATTCATACGGAGATAAAGTACTTATTTATATGTGTTACATTTAAACAGAGCTGTTTTACTTACTCTGCATGTAGTCCATGATGTAACGGCGATATTCAGAAATGGATGCAGATTGCCCGGGAGGTCCAGGTGGTCCAGGTGGGCCTGGGAGTCCACGCTGCCCTTGAGAACCAACTGCATAGGAACCTGGAAATGAAATGGCCTTGTTCTGTAATAtgatacactggcatgccaaatgtAATGGGACATGGGACATTGTATTGTCCCATGAAAGCAAACAAACTGACCTGCATATTACTATATGTGTGTGGGTTCCCCttcattaaatgtggatgttgcTTGTCTTTTCACACAGACAGATCGATAtgacccactgcactgtccactgttaaCGGTAATGCTTTCTGCAGTATAACATATTTAAAGTAgatggattgaggaatgtttaaTGCCTCCATAACTTTGGGAAAATAATGTcccacccactatcaggcctcaatcAAACACCGCCTTTCCATAATTTTGACGGCCAGTGTTCAACctgactcacaagataacacctcacaacttatacaggcttCTACCAATCTCAAGTAACTATTTAATTCCACCatagatataataatataatacaattttggATAGGTGAAGGATTCTCATATATAATAGACTGTCAGAAACAACCACATGACCACTTTTTTGCTTATAAAAGTATTCAAATTCCAACTGATTAATGaatcaaacatttaaacatttattcttTAATCTGCACTTAAAAAAATCAATTGACAGCGGGGGTGATTTATTCACTAAGATACACAATCACAATCATTCAGTCACAGAGACTCAAGAGATAATGATGCCACTATTTTCACCTCTTATAGTTCCTGGGATTCCTGGACTGCCTGGAACTCCATCATCACCTATAACACATCATTAGGTTAGTAAATGTTAACTGTCACATTCATACAAATTTATTATAgagatttatttgatttaatttgatataCCTTTCTGGCCCTGTGGGCCCGGTGGCCCTGGAGGCCCAGGTGGCCCAGGAGGACCATAACCATTGTCTAAAAAGATCAAACATAACATCAATTTAACATCGACGAGACATCATTCAGCCTGCtgttatatttatagtttttatagttaTATTTCAGAGACAACTGGCCAATAaagttttaatataataaatattattgtttAGAGCCAAAAAGATTTTAACATACATCTAGTGACATCTCCAGATCCGCCTGGTCTTCCAGGCAGGCCAGGCTGACCTTGCGCCCCTAGAAAGCATAACACAGGCATGGTGTGAGAACATGAGGGAGGTCAGAATCTGAGAGACATTATTATCTGCTTTTTTGTCTGTTCTAGTAAGATACCTTGGTATCCCCTTGGTCCTTGGGCTCCTAAAAGAGTTGATAATGCCATGGATGAGGATGGCGAGGAAGATGAAAAGTAAACATATGTGAAAGtattattaacaaaaatacaaaaatatactactactactcttaccattaataataaaacaccaaGCTAAAACTACTAACGACAATCCTGTAGTCTCACCTGTGTCTCCTTTAGGTCCTGCAGGCCCAGGTGGTCCTGGTGGTCCAGCGAAATAGGTCCCTGTTTTGTTAAGTTAAGAACACAGAGGTGAGAATTTGATTAAACATTTGCTAATGATTATTTGTGAGGAAAAACTGTAAACTTACCAGTACTCTATTATGATTACTATAAAAAATTAGGAAATCTTACCAGAGTTGGGCACAAAACTGCCAGGTTCTCCTCTATCTCCCTTCTCTCCTCTTGGTCCAGGTCTTCCATATCCTGTAAAGCAGCAGTAAATGTGTGAGGATCAGTTTCAGTGATAAGCCTTCACCCATTGAACATCTCAAAAACTCTCAAATCAGTCATACCTGGTTGACCTGGTTCTCCTGGTGGTCCAGGCCTGGAGTCTCCTATATAAAAGTACATAAACACATATTAATAttagggcagtttcccagacagagaacAAGCCTAGTCTTGAACTATAGAGCTAAATGGAGATATTTTCCATGGAGACTAACCATGGGTCCATGAGTCTATAATTCTGCATGAAATGCAAATATTAATGTACCTGGGCGTCCAGGAGGCCCTGGTGGACCAGGTGGTCCAGGTGGACCCTGAACAACCTGGGAGGAACCTGATGCGGAAGAGCCGAACTGTcctaaaaagaaattaaatgtacaaaatgtgttttttctcaCATTAAAAACGTCAGTATTcaagttttagtttatttatttagaggCATTTACTCTCAGATCTAGTGGAGCTGACTGTCTCCCTGGTTTCCACTGAGATTCCAGCTTCTCCTTGATCACCTTTTTCACCTTTAGgacctaaaagaaaaaaaaaggaataagttTATTAAACATTGTATGGACTCACTGACTTACCCTTTCTTCTTTTAAACATTTGCAGCTATGCATGTGCCACTGTTCACAAAGCGAGGCTTAAAAATAGTGTGTGACAAAGCAAAACCTCGGAGAGTTATAAAAGCTATAACCGAGAGCTTTGGCTTTTGTAAGCCATTGCAGTGATGTAAACCAGCTAATCAGAGAAGAGTGCACTTTTAAAGGAAAATCAGGGTTGTAAATAGGTTTGTAAAACTGAATCTGGGCCATTTTGGCCCAGTCAAACTCTCAAACTTGTGCCTTCAGACATCATTTGGAAAATCTCTAATATGTCACAAACACCTACCCACATACTTaatcaaaaaataattttatgagcATAATTAAATCAGGAGTTTACCAGGTTGTCCAGGAAGACCAGCAGGGCCAACAGGACCTATAATGACAAAACGCATCAATCAGACAAAAAAGCACAACAGAATACTCCAACAAAATAAATTCTCCTGCCATGATATCAGTCAAATCAGAGACCCACCTGACAATCCTGGAGCTCCAGTTTGTCCAGTTGGTCCAGGGGGTCCAGGTGGTCCAGGGATTGCTATAGAGCTAGATCCCACTGCTGATTCAAAGCATGtataaaatcagtttttaatatagtgtgtgtgtgtgtgtgtgtgtgtgtgtgtgtgtgtgcaagtcaACATTTTCTGTCAAATTCTGGCTTACCAGCATTAATAACTCTGCCAGGTTCTCCAGTGTCACctgtaatatattttaaacaaaaatgacaCAAATCACATTTTggattttattcttaattttctcATATGAAGACAATACAATATTGCATGCAAAAAAGCTATTGCTTAATTAATGTATAGTCAAGCATAAATAAAAACCTTTAATGCCAGGCTGGCCTGGAATTCCTGCAATTCCTATATGCAAGGAAATAAATACTCTTAATGTTGGCATTTCATTTTTGCATGGTGTTACATATTACACTAGTATTTATACAATTTGGGAATAAGAAGATATCATAAACTCCATTAATTACCTGGTGGTCCTTGAAGCCCTGGTACTCcttgataaaaagaaaaaaagaaaaagaaatattcAAAACCAAGACGTTACAAACCCAATATTTTACTGAACTTTACAGTTCATTAAACTTTTACTATGGTTTATAATTACTTTAACTGAAACTTATTTAAGTACAATATGTTAACTGAACACATTCACTTTAGCACTGGTTTAACCCTGTTTGCTAACAGAGAATGTATGCAGATATCCCACCCCTCCTGTGATAACCATGATTTTCCTGCATACCGATAGCCCAATAATACCTGTGAAATAATATCTAGGAAATCACTTTCATACATTTTGGGAAAGATCAAGtaagacagagcaagtgagtaATAGACATACAGAGAGTATGACACAGTGAGCATCCTAATTGGTCTCTCCTTGTGCTAAACAGACCCATAGTGTGTCTAGGAAATATTTTCTAATCTACATATTTTGTAATGTAACTAAAAGTGTGGAATAAGAAAACATAAGAAGGacaccatatgtttttttttagtggcaTCAACTTGAAACTAGTTTTGAAAGTGTGGGATGTCTGATGTACAGcgttggacagtgaaactaaaacaactggttttagaccacaataatttactgttcctacggacagttctggtggaaacaggagagttcagaggtgcacattgaattctgccatgattcagccgtggttttatgttttttggatacaatccgggttagcacccgaacattcctttcagacagcttcttcttgcgtccacagttaatcctgttggatgtggttcatcctcttttgaactctggtatgtcacccataatgttgtttgtattgcaatattttgagcaaaatggtgcaatgtgcaattaatgaagattggccaccaggctgctccaatttagccatgaaacctcccacactaaaatgacagttgtttcagtttcattgtccaacccttgtatgttGTAGTTCATAGGCATTACTAATAAAAACTTTTCTTGCAACTCTGCCAAATATTTAACAGAAATCCTGatctaaagaaaaaatattacagTAACTTAATGCAATACCTGGAGGTCCAGGTTCACCAGGTGGCCCAGCTGGGCCTCTGATTCCTGGCAACCCAATTGATCCTTGGTCACCTTAgaattaatagcaaaatcaataTGATGAAGTTTAAATCAATACAATGAAGTCTTTTCAAATAATTTACTATAAGTACACAACTTACCTCTTTGTCCTTTTTCTCCATCAGTGCCTGGATCTCCTatcgatgtaaaaaaaaaaaacatgttttcatacAAGATAAAACATGTAACATATTAATTGTTTCTAGCagctaataattatttttaataactgcttatcttttatttaatcatataaCATGATAAAGATAATAGTTGTTTATTAATGCTGGAATAACTGGGTGTGTCTGTTTCCTACCTGCCGAGCCTTTGATTCCTTTTTCACCTGCAGGTCCTTGTCTCCCTGGAGGCCCTGCAAATCCTGATGGATGATTCAATTATAAAAGATCAGATCACAGAAGCCTTAGCAGTCTTAAATACACTCTGAATAAACTTTCAAAAACACAGTGACTATGTACAATAAACACAAACCTGGTATCCCTGGGTCTCCCTTTTCACCAAGATCACCTATAATacaaagacacatttaaaaaaggtaaaataagctTATGAAAACTGGCAATGGTATGATACAGGATGAATTTCAGATACATTACAAGACACAGACCCTTAAGTCCTTGTGGTCCAAAAGACCCTCTGTCCcctaaagataaaataaaataacatacaatTTCAATGTTTTCAGCTGATTATTGCTAATTGCTTTTTTGTTTATAGGGATTAGAAATTAAATCTTGCCTTTTGGTCCTGCAGGTCCGATTTGTCCTCTGAAGCCTTGTGGGCCTGGTTCACCTGTGCAGCAAAAATTTCACATCATTTCATTTGTTCTTATAATGCTTCACACAATCAATAATACATCTTGTTGTGGGAGTATCGCTGCATACCTGGGATACCTGATAGACCATTAATACCTGCAGAACCTGAAAAAGAGATGGGACCGTTTACATTAACAAAATCAACACTGaataaaataatggaaataaGAGCATATCTGTTTTTTAACCATTCATACTCAAAGGTGCCTTATTAAATACAATAGTACAAAATATATAATCACATGACAAACttaattaatattcataaataaACCTTTTTGACCAGGTGGACCAACTGGACCAGGTGGACCACGATGTCCTGCTTCTCCTgtagaccctaaaaaaattgatgtTTAAAATATGACTTGAGTTAAGTTTTTCATAACATTGTCAACATtcaaaaatatgattttatatgTTACCTGATATCGCATATGAGTTTTTTTCTATTGCAATGACATTATTGTTAAAACGATTATCAATAATGCCAAATTGTCCCAAAAAGTTTGACCATGTCAGAACTTTACTCGTGTATGTGTAAGGCTGGGCATATCTAAATTCCAGGGGCAAAATATTAATACGCTTATAAAACTAAATGTGCATTCACACAGTTTTAACATAATTCACTGATGCACATAAAGTCTGACCTTTTTCACCCTTTTCTCCAAAGCCTGCTGGGCCTGGCTCTCCTCTGGACCCTGGAAGCCCATCTCGGCCCCTAAGTCCTGGTGGTCCCTCTGTGCCATGTTCTCCTGCATGAACACATCGATAGAAGTGAGTAAATCTGGACTGAGTAAAAGTGAGTGAAAATCGACTATTCCTACCTTAAACcaacataaaaacataatataCTGAAGTACACTGTTTCGCCATAAGAAAAGGGATATCTTGCTCATTACAAAGAGAAATGAAAATTCAGAGTTTGAATAATGCCTGacttctgaagttgtgtgggccCAGCTGGGACTTTCGGCGTGTCAGTATAGACTGATTGACTAAATGGTCAATTAAAGATTGATAGGGTCAGAAGAATATACAGAGAAGGACAGCTGACCTGCACTTCCTTTTTGGCCTTTTGGCCCCTCAGGTCCTAGATCTCCTCTTGCTCCGGGAATACCTACAGATAAACATTATGTAATTAACAGTATCCATAAAAAACACACAGGTATTAAATCTGAGCAGCACAGTTAATTACCTGGTGCCCCTGGAAAACCATCCATGCCTGAAAAGCATGGAGAGTATGTTAGCCATGCTGTACGCTCAAGCTAAGAATTATATATTTACAGCAGCAAGTTCAGAGCATAGTGACAGTGCCAGACTTCCAGACAGCAGTTCATTTAACTGATAAATTACAATGAAAGTCAAACCTTTGACTCCTGGCGTTCCAGTGTCACCTGAAACCATAATTAGTGTCAGAGTTAACATGTGTTTTCTAGATCATGACAAACAAGAAATTCTTATAACTGTCATAACTGTGTACAAGTTACAGCACTGAGTGTGTTCTgacatatttttatatcttaCCTTTGGGGCCTGGCAGTCCTCTTTCACCTCTGACTGAAGACGCAAGACTCTctgtatatataaagaaaaaaaatattataacgcACAGAATATGAAAATTTGTAGTATTAAGTGGAGCACTTAATTGACTTGGCCTGTCACTTAATCACCCACTCATTTACTTATGTTTTGTAGTTTGAAGATTCTGAagatttgctatatatatatatatatatatatatataaacaaataaaatcataatttatatATATCATTGATATTACTACTTTGTCATCACAAATATTTGCAGCGACAAAATGCATATATAGCAtaaactcacaaacacacacacacacacacacacaccatatttttcacacaatcAGGCACACTTAAAACCCCttgatttttccaaaaatcgtcagtgcgtcttataatccagtgcaccttatgtattaattttaccagtcaggttgtaaggagcagtaaagccaaggagtttcagtttagtttctctggcactgctagagcagtgttaacgttagccactaaccgcgctagctcttttgctgttcagaggtaagtatatagGTCTGTAATCTGAgcgtttatcatgttaaaacaagctatgtgggacaaactgctaggtAATATCGctctggtttaccggaacacttagagtttctcagtgtagcgctgtcaggtagcattagccgctaacagctagcggttagccgctaatgctaatgctccagctttagtggaaatactggaattctaaagCTTATatacaaacagttttcaggagagaaatctgtgatttacatccagtgctcgtttgacttgtctgactcctCAGAAATGTCTTTTTAGGAAATAAAGTTTTGTTTccttaacttagcttagttttaccgcccagtggcaagacctgctgaatttagaaggaaaacatggcaacacccctgttcctactactactTACTAGTGTCCCATAAAAAGCGCCTTATAATTTGATGtgccttatgtttgaaaatacactagaaaaaagacgtttattgataaatagagtaaaatctgtttattttcccaaaaatcatcagtgctccttataatccggtgtgtttTATGTctgaatttaaccagtcaggttgtaaggatcaATAGAGCCATGACACTGAACTGCAGCATTATACAGAAATTATACAGAAATtatattcagtttagttctccagcactggggctggagcagtattagcattagccgctaaccgtgctaataCTCAGAAGTGAGTATTTTCAGCCTGTAGTCTGAGCgtgtaccatgttaaaacaagctacatgggacgaaccagtatctaatatcaccctggcttacaggaatacgcggttagccgctaatgctaatgctccagcctttagtgctggagaattctggaaatctaagcttactgtaaataaacgtaagcgctttactcactcaaaaaaaaaacagttttaagagagaaatctgtgtagattaaaatccagcactcgtttgactttgaaatgaagtgtttttttaagaattacagttttatttacttagcttagctttacttaacttagttagttacccccctaccaccaccacccaacagcgatacctgctgaattagaaggaaaacatggagacaaacCTGTTCCTTACTATGTCGCATAAAACGTATTATAACTCTGTGCacctcaaatataaaaaaaatagaccagaaaatagacgttctttgatagtgcaccttataaaccggtgtaccttatagtgcaaaaatatttgTATGTGCAGAACTTTTAAtgatatgcacacaaccgtggtaatcacaggtaataaacataacttacttttcagaagcttgtttgccacttattgtcctttgtatacagctggtacagcatcttttaaggtcccccgggaaaattccgttgtgttgtgactcacttccgttgtgttgtggttgtatttgcagcgcgtttttctatttgctgcgcctatgttgtaattttgatggatgtgttttgtgcttttgcagcgcttttcaatttgcactgtgctgggctttctcggccaccgtaaaaaaaaatgccaagatgtgaaAAGTATAAGGGTAGCAATCCAGAAATTTtggaattaataattattaacacCCATTGATCAATAATTTCTCTTGAAATTGTAATGTTagatgtttatgtgtgtgtgctcttcTGAAAATAAACTGCATTACAAAAAGGACTGGGATACTTGTTCATTAATTGTTTCATCCTAAATCAACGATTATAAAAAGAGTGCTGGGGAGTTTATTCTCCACCTCCagcccatgtctggcattaggtATGGATTTtctggtttacctgctttaaacattatattttttatggatcagaaagctgtgtgtgcatttgcatatcatCGTAAAATAGCTTAATACAAttattagaagggatgtccacaagTATTTGCTCTTGTAGTGTATTCCCAAGCCTGAATGTACgcaataatacataatacattacaatgtaattgtatatacagtatagagtGTATGTATTCAGTACCTCTGAATGCCTGAGACTGGAGTTCAGCTTGCATTAGTCTCTGTACTGTCCTCTGCAGAGCCACACTGTCTGATCCAGCATCAGCGGCTCCCAGATTTAGATTGTTATCAGCACTGAGCACTCCTCCACCGTCCGCATATCTGCCACCCTGCAGGGTG encodes the following:
- the col17a1b gene encoding collagen alpha-1(XVII) chain isoform X2, which codes for MDSLIRQISDSGGSSGERVITETSVSSSRLTSLPPKGFSGSGSKSMTSSSWGTGFEKNILTQNSSSSSYFSSSSVGVNAGGSGFDSGLYISDDVIGSSKSGGGGRGGGESVSGSGSGSGSKVRSSSAGGVRRTQGSSPSFLERKSSTLHSGGYDGSSSANSSPEMTRKDYGASRGRSQSRESEIRARLQSASPSTRWTELDDVKKLLKGGRSSSVSPTRSSTSSTLPVPRKATVETKITTQGSQTVSGQYDSSILEAAFPSYTWTSSTLPSNISTGSAFGYQSSTNNMSVGSSLANSAAPSSLSVYGFQNNLASPSSAVLTSNGVNTSYGTSTSHGANKSYGFSTSHGANTSNAVNTSYGISTSPGANMSNGVNTSYGISTSPGANTSYGISTSPGANMSNGVNTSYGISTSLGPNTSHGVNTGFQVNSSNGVKSSYGVNSSNSVNTHSGYGVQKNISQSVSSSGVVSTGVSTSSGTTAQSAKDDVPRKYIILEKENIPSKKESEVLILSKDSGKHFTSSIHSGKGGSVSDVSLKKETLLSTYTEAAPVKSASGSYYGSSGVPTKDKATYAEIRDDSGAGCFGCGPSCCSWWKWLLGLLLGLLLLLGLLFGLIALSQALNKQAEEVRVLKARVDALEGLAPGRRGHTSRLTGSGDINTLQGGRYADGGGVLSADNNLNLGAADAGSDSVALQRTVQRLMQAELQSQAFRESLASSVRGERGLPGPKGDTGTPGVKGMDGFPGAPGIPGARGDLGPEGPKGQKGSAGEHGTEGPPGLRGRDGLPGSRGEPGPAGFGEKGEKGSTGEAGHRGPPGPVGPPGQKGSAGINGLSGIPGEPGPQGFRGQIGPAGPKGDRGSFGPQGLKGDLGEKGDPGIPGFAGPPGRQGPAGEKGIKGSAGDPGTDGEKGQRGDQGSIGLPGIRGPAGPPGEPGPPGVPGLQGPPGIAGIPGQPGIKGDTGEPGRVINAAVGSSSIAIPGPPGPPGPTGQTGAPGLSGPVGPAGLPGQPGPKGEKGDQGEAGISVETRETVSSTRSERQFGSSASGSSQVVQGPPGPPGPPGPPGRPGDSRPGPPGEPGQPGYGRPGPRGEKGDRGEPGSFVPNSGTYFAGPPGPPGPAGPKGDTGAQGPRGYQGAQGQPGLPGRPGGSGDVTRYNGYGPPGPPGPPGPPGPQGQKGDDGVPGSPGIPGTIRGSYAVGSQGQRGLPGPPGPPGPPGQSASISEYRRYIMDYMQSDSMRQQLSSIQGPPGPPGPSVSIEDVASRVIAYLQRSGFIGAVSSGSSIGVSSGSSSGSSSGSSSGSSSGVSSGRSAGVSGGASGGVGGGVSGGVSSGWSSGTSGLTVSDIIALLQRDDVRRYVIGPPGPPGPPGGVSLANLDTQEVANYVIRIMNERGLTGRPGAPGPPGPPGLPGQPGSSYSDITALIERSGLGGNVGRPGPPGPPGRQGLPGPAGPRGPAGPSGSGSGYRLEDIQVYLQNSGLSGRPGLPGPPGPPGPQGPPGNTGVIVSHDRASQSSLIRAELQEYLSSDAMRRFTSGLPGPAGPPGPRGEKGDKGEPGYSTGGGYYYGADRNGARLAETDYSNVALRVTDYIRRQGLLQEMNEEYWRGQSMGIQGPPGPPGPPGPAGYSRVFSSYGNVTGDLMDFFRIHGTIPGPPGIPGHKGDRGYPGPKGEKGEVGRQGIPGVQGPRGHQGPRGEKGETQFGRRRRSIGV